In Fundulus heteroclitus isolate FHET01 chromosome 17, MU-UCD_Fhet_4.1, whole genome shotgun sequence, the following are encoded in one genomic region:
- the LOC105929821 gene encoding phosphate carrier protein, mitochondrial isoform X1, with translation MYPTSLTQLARANPFSAPLFSLQKVEEPQQSLGGQRPRRLAAAATSDEGDSCEFGSQKYLVLCGFGGILSCGTTHTAVVPLDLVKCRMQVNPDKYKSIGNGFAVTVREDGMRGLAKGWAPTFIGYSMQGLCKFGFYEVFKIFYSDLLGEENTYLWRTSLYLAASASAEFFADIALAPMEAVKVRIQTQPGYANTLRQAVPKMFAEEGLWAFYKGVVPLWMRQIPYTMMKFACFERTVELLYKYVVPKPRSECSKPEQLVVTFVAGYIAGVFCAIVSHPADSVVSVLNKEKGSTAAQVLKKLGPKGVWKGLVARIIMIGTLTALQWFIYDSVKVYFRLPRPPPPEMPESLKKKLGLTE, from the exons ATGTACCCGACTTCTCTGACGCAGCTGGCGAGGGCCAACCCGTTCAGCGCCCCCCTCTTCTCCCTCCAGAAGGTGGAAGAGCCCCAACAGAGCCTCGGCGGACAAAGGcctcgcagactggcggcggccGCGACATCAGACG aGGGAGACAGTTGCGAGTTCGGCTCTCAGAAGTATTTAGTCCTGTGTGGTTTTGGTGGGATTCTGAGCTGTGGCACCACCCACACGGCCGTCGTGCCCCTCGACCTGGTCAAATGCAGAATGCAG GTGAATCCCGATAAATACAAGAGCATTGGCAATGGCTTTGCAGTGACCGTCAGGGAGGATGGCATGAGAGGCCTGGCCAAGGGCTGGGCCCCTACCTTCATCGGCTACTCCATGCAGGGCCTGTGCAAGTTCGGCTTCTACGAGGTCTTCAAGATCTTCTACAGCGACCTGTTGGGAGAG GAAAACACCTACCTCTGGAGGACATCACTGTACCTGGCCGCCTCAGCCAGCGCAGAGTTCTTTGCCGACATCGCTCTGGCTCCCATGGAGGCTGTGAAGGTCCGTATCCAGACCCAGCCCGGCTACGCCAACACCCTCAGACAGGCCGTCCCTAAGATGTTTGCAGAGGAAGGACTCTGGGC GTTCTATAAGGGCGTGGTGCCCCTGTGGATGAGGCAGATCCCCTACACCATGATGAAGTTCGCCTGCTTCGAGCGCACCGTAGAGCTGCTGTACAAGTATGTTGTCCCTAAGCCCCGCAGTGAGTGCAGCAAACCCGAGCAGCTCGTTGTCACCTTCGTGGCCGGTTACATCG CTGGTGTGTTTTGTGCCATCGTGTCACATCCTGCTGACTCCGTGGTGTCCGTGCTGAACAAGGAGAAGGGCAGCACAGCCGCCCAGGTCCTCAAGAAGCTGGGACCCAAAG GTGTATGGAAAGGTCTGGTTGCCCGTATCATCATGATTGGTACTCTGACCGCCCTGCAGTGGTTCATCTACGACTCTGTGAAGGTGTACTTCCGCCtgccccgcccccctcccccagaGATGCCAGAGTCCCTGAAGAAGAAGCTCGGCCTCACAGAGTGA
- the LOC105929821 gene encoding phosphate carrier protein, mitochondrial isoform X2 has protein sequence MYPTSLTQLARANPFSAPLFSLQKVEEPQQSLGGQRPRRLAAAATSDEDVSCEFGSSKYYALCGFGGILSCGLTHTAVVPLDLVKCRLQVNPDKYKSIGNGFAVTVREDGMRGLAKGWAPTFIGYSMQGLCKFGFYEVFKIFYSDLLGEENTYLWRTSLYLAASASAEFFADIALAPMEAVKVRIQTQPGYANTLRQAVPKMFAEEGLWAFYKGVVPLWMRQIPYTMMKFACFERTVELLYKYVVPKPRSECSKPEQLVVTFVAGYIAGVFCAIVSHPADSVVSVLNKEKGSTAAQVLKKLGPKGVWKGLVARIIMIGTLTALQWFIYDSVKVYFRLPRPPPPEMPESLKKKLGLTE, from the exons ATGTACCCGACTTCTCTGACGCAGCTGGCGAGGGCCAACCCGTTCAGCGCCCCCCTCTTCTCCCTCCAGAAGGTGGAAGAGCCCCAACAGAGCCTCGGCGGACAAAGGcctcgcagactggcggcggccGCGACATCAGACG AGGATGTCAGCTGCGAGTTTGGCTCCTCCAAGTACTATGCCCTGTGTGGCTTTGGTGGTATCCTGAGCTGCGGCCTCACACACACCGCAGTGGTGCCCCTCGACCTTGTCAAGTGCCGTCTGCAG GTGAATCCCGATAAATACAAGAGCATTGGCAATGGCTTTGCAGTGACCGTCAGGGAGGATGGCATGAGAGGCCTGGCCAAGGGCTGGGCCCCTACCTTCATCGGCTACTCCATGCAGGGCCTGTGCAAGTTCGGCTTCTACGAGGTCTTCAAGATCTTCTACAGCGACCTGTTGGGAGAG GAAAACACCTACCTCTGGAGGACATCACTGTACCTGGCCGCCTCAGCCAGCGCAGAGTTCTTTGCCGACATCGCTCTGGCTCCCATGGAGGCTGTGAAGGTCCGTATCCAGACCCAGCCCGGCTACGCCAACACCCTCAGACAGGCCGTCCCTAAGATGTTTGCAGAGGAAGGACTCTGGGC GTTCTATAAGGGCGTGGTGCCCCTGTGGATGAGGCAGATCCCCTACACCATGATGAAGTTCGCCTGCTTCGAGCGCACCGTAGAGCTGCTGTACAAGTATGTTGTCCCTAAGCCCCGCAGTGAGTGCAGCAAACCCGAGCAGCTCGTTGTCACCTTCGTGGCCGGTTACATCG CTGGTGTGTTTTGTGCCATCGTGTCACATCCTGCTGACTCCGTGGTGTCCGTGCTGAACAAGGAGAAGGGCAGCACAGCCGCCCAGGTCCTCAAGAAGCTGGGACCCAAAG GTGTATGGAAAGGTCTGGTTGCCCGTATCATCATGATTGGTACTCTGACCGCCCTGCAGTGGTTCATCTACGACTCTGTGAAGGTGTACTTCCGCCtgccccgcccccctcccccagaGATGCCAGAGTCCCTGAAGAAGAAGCTCGGCCTCACAGAGTGA